The Erythrobacter aurantius genome includes a window with the following:
- a CDS encoding L-threonylcarbamoyladenylate synthase, producing MSGKNVTEVVQADAEGVGRAARILESGGLVALPTETVYGLAARADSADAVARIYATKGRPDFNPLIVHVRDRAQAEEIAHFDDRALDLAERFWPGPLTMVLPLREGAQIAGAVTAGLPTIALRQPAHRVMQAVLAQTGFPVAAPSANRSEEISPTLPDHVVASLGDACPMVLDGGASQKGLESTIVALREGGDWSLLRPGPVTKETLERILGPETAATDAGIEAPGQLSRHYSPGKPMKLSASRAEDGEYFIGFGELDGDCNLSPSGDLIEAAARLYDCLHRAAASEKPAIAVAPIPYGEVGRAINDRLRRAASLPD from the coding sequence ATGAGCGGCAAGAACGTTACGGAAGTGGTGCAAGCGGATGCCGAAGGTGTCGGGCGAGCGGCGCGAATCCTCGAATCGGGAGGGTTGGTCGCACTTCCGACAGAGACGGTTTACGGCCTTGCCGCGCGAGCGGACAGCGCCGACGCCGTGGCGCGCATTTATGCGACAAAGGGCCGCCCCGACTTCAACCCGTTGATCGTCCATGTCCGCGACCGCGCCCAGGCAGAGGAAATCGCGCATTTCGATGATCGCGCCCTCGATCTGGCCGAGCGGTTCTGGCCCGGTCCGCTGACGATGGTGCTGCCTTTGCGCGAAGGGGCGCAGATTGCCGGCGCAGTGACGGCAGGTTTGCCCACCATAGCCTTGCGCCAGCCCGCACACCGCGTGATGCAGGCCGTTCTGGCGCAAACCGGTTTCCCTGTCGCTGCGCCTTCAGCCAATCGCAGCGAGGAAATCAGCCCGACCCTGCCCGATCACGTGGTCGCTTCACTGGGCGATGCTTGTCCGATGGTGCTTGATGGCGGGGCGAGCCAGAAGGGACTTGAATCAACCATCGTGGCCTTGCGCGAAGGAGGTGACTGGTCTTTGCTTCGCCCTGGCCCCGTCACAAAGGAAACGCTGGAACGCATTCTCGGCCCCGAAACGGCTGCGACTGACGCCGGGATTGAAGCGCCTGGCCAACTCTCCCGCCACTATTCCCCGGGCAAGCCAATGAAACTGAGCGCGAGCCGGGCGGAGGATGGAGAGTACTTCATAGGGTTCGGTGAACTGGATGGTGACTGCAATCTGTCACCATCGGGCGATCTGATTGAAGCGGCTGCCCGCCTCTATGATTGCCTGCACCGCGCTGCCGCCTCGGAAAAGCCTGCAATAGCGGTCGCTCCCATCCCCTACGGCGAAGTCGGCCGGGCGATCAATGATCGCCTGCGCCGGGCCGCAAGTCTGCCTGACTAA
- a CDS encoding CarD family transcriptional regulator, which produces MASNAHAFTVGDYVVYPKHGVGRVIELQSEEIAGMQLELYVLRFEKERMTLRVPINKVESIGMRKLSSDKTLKEAMDTLKGKPKVKRTMWSRRAQEYEAKINSGEIVLIAEVTRDLFRPEDQPEQSYSERQIFEAASSRLARELAAMEETDEATALEKILEVLREHAPQYYENSEEA; this is translated from the coding sequence ATGGCTAGCAATGCGCACGCTTTCACCGTCGGTGACTACGTTGTTTACCCCAAGCACGGCGTGGGCCGGGTGATCGAGCTTCAGAGCGAAGAGATCGCGGGCATGCAACTCGAACTCTATGTGCTGCGTTTCGAAAAAGAACGCATGACTCTGCGCGTCCCCATCAACAAGGTTGAATCGATCGGCATGCGCAAGCTTTCCTCGGACAAGACCTTGAAAGAAGCGATGGACACGCTGAAGGGCAAGCCCAAGGTGAAGCGCACCATGTGGTCACGCCGCGCACAGGAATACGAAGCGAAGATCAATTCGGGTGAGATCGTGCTGATCGCCGAGGTGACCCGCGACCTGTTCCGCCCCGAAGATCAGCCCGAACAGAGCTATTCCGAACGGCAGATCTTCGAAGCCGCATCGAGCCGCCTCGCCCGCGAATTGGCTGCGATGGAGGAGACCGACGAGGCCACCGCGCTCGAAAAGATCCTCGAAGTGCTGCGTGAACACGCGCCGCAATATTACGAGAACAGCGAAGAAGCCTGA
- a CDS encoding tetratricopeptide repeat protein, whose product MPPAYTPDASEQVQAILLELDQIEAEDLLEQLESLAQQGDDSSAELLGEIHSFGLFGITRNRALACDYFERVSDRRPDGLHNRATCHFDGEGREQDFEKARNLYRLAAQGGWHQAWCAYGNMLIHGQGGPADIPEGLRLCRMAAAAGDRDAQTDLGGYFLMGVGMERDPVAARFMLEQAASQKQANAAFLLGQIHEKGDGTPVDNAAAAEWFAKAYEWERADAAFRAGSALARRGFRMEGEEMFINEPLMREAIEWFALAERFDPDADTRAKASEMIASGSRLIAAAGKAPHE is encoded by the coding sequence ATGCCACCGGCATACACCCCGGACGCATCCGAACAGGTTCAGGCGATTCTGCTCGAACTCGATCAGATCGAAGCCGAAGACCTGCTCGAACAGCTTGAATCGCTGGCGCAACAGGGCGACGACAGCTCGGCCGAACTGCTGGGCGAGATCCATTCCTTTGGCCTGTTTGGCATCACCCGCAACCGTGCGCTTGCTTGCGACTATTTCGAGCGGGTGAGTGATAGGCGCCCCGATGGCCTGCACAATCGCGCGACCTGTCATTTTGATGGAGAGGGGCGGGAGCAGGATTTCGAGAAAGCCCGAAACCTGTATCGCCTCGCCGCGCAAGGGGGCTGGCATCAGGCCTGGTGCGCCTATGGCAACATGCTGATTCACGGGCAGGGCGGGCCAGCCGACATTCCCGAAGGCTTGCGCCTTTGCCGCATGGCAGCCGCAGCCGGCGACCGCGACGCCCAAACCGATCTGGGTGGCTATTTCCTGATGGGTGTCGGCATGGAACGCGATCCGGTTGCCGCCCGCTTCATGCTGGAACAGGCGGCCAGCCAGAAGCAGGCCAATGCGGCGTTTCTGCTCGGGCAGATTCACGAGAAAGGTGACGGAACCCCGGTCGACAATGCGGCCGCAGCGGAATGGTTTGCAAAAGCCTATGAATGGGAGCGAGCGGACGCTGCTTTTCGTGCGGGTTCGGCATTGGCCCGCCGCGGCTTCAGGATGGAAGGCGAGGAGATGTTCATCAACGAGCCGCTCATGCGCGAAGCCATCGAATGGTTCGCGCTTGCTGAACGCTTTGATCCGGATGCGGATACCCGGGCAAAGGCATCAGAAATGATTGCCAGTGGCTCCAGATTGATCGCCGCCGCCGG
- a CDS encoding head GIN domain-containing protein yields MKRMAPLAAMALGAALSGCGDMDVTINGQEGVPLAELDMSGPVPDEIVVASGDKVIISEGDELTITVEGDDDAVSDLRFVRDGSMLGVTRESRSWGDSGSAIIRVTMAAPRELVIGGSGEIETSGVASTAEATIGGSGTIRLGTVTADKLEVVIGGAGEIFAAGTAKALEISIGGSGSADFSELTADDVEISIGGSGDVTLKSDGEVEANIGGSGNITVVGSAKCTLNSFGSGTLDCRPAPGAAAPEAIAEEEPGTE; encoded by the coding sequence ATGAAAAGGATGGCCCCGCTCGCGGCCATGGCGCTTGGTGCCGCGCTGTCAGGGTGCGGTGACATGGATGTTACCATCAACGGTCAGGAAGGCGTGCCGCTGGCCGAACTCGACATGAGCGGCCCGGTACCGGATGAAATCGTTGTCGCATCGGGTGACAAGGTCATCATTTCCGAAGGCGATGAACTGACGATCACGGTCGAAGGCGATGATGATGCTGTGTCGGACCTGCGCTTCGTGCGCGACGGCAGCATGTTGGGCGTCACGCGGGAAAGCCGTTCCTGGGGCGATTCGGGTTCCGCGATCATTCGCGTCACCATGGCTGCCCCGCGCGAGCTGGTGATCGGTGGGAGCGGCGAGATCGAGACATCGGGCGTGGCCTCCACCGCCGAAGCCACAATCGGCGGCTCCGGAACGATCAGGCTCGGCACTGTCACAGCAGACAAGCTTGAGGTGGTGATCGGCGGCGCTGGCGAAATTTTCGCCGCGGGCACGGCCAAGGCGCTCGAAATATCGATCGGTGGATCGGGAAGTGCCGATTTTTCGGAACTGACCGCAGATGACGTCGAAATTTCGATTGGCGGATCGGGCGATGTGACGCTCAAGTCGGATGGTGAAGTCGAAGCCAATATCGGCGGGTCGGGCAATATCACCGTGGTTGGCAGCGCCAAATGCACGCTCAACTCCTTTGGTTCGGGCACGCTTGATTGCAGGCCGGCCCCGGGAGCAGCGGCGCCTGAAGCTATTGCCGAAGAGGAACCCGGCACCGAATAA